GCCATGGTTGCATTTGAGTATACATATATCTTATGAAAATTACAGTTTTTGAGATTAAAAAAAACTGGCATGTGTTTAATGCAATGTCTATAGCAAGTAATTTGGTcaaatgtgtgtgtatttgtttaaACTGACCTTGCAATTATTCAGAATAGCACTAGTTAAGGAAAAAAATACAAGTGTAACGATTTTTCAGATTATCAAAGAGAAATTTTGCAAAGCATGAAAATACTGTATGGAAAATTAGGGAGGATGATTAAAAAGGCAAGAATAAATGGAGTAAATTGATGCACTATAATGCTAAAGAGATCTCCAGATGGTAAGAAAACAGCAGTAATaataatgtatgcaagtctacctCTTCATAAAAGATGAAGGGCAGTGGACATTCTCTATAAATAAATATTCTTATTTATTGAATACAGTATTAAGCTACTTGGTTTTTCCATTCGTGTAGCTGTTGAATTTGTTACTGATAATTAGATTATTCTAGGAccttaattaatattattttcttAAACAGGTTTGGTGAAATTGAGGTCTCGTGTGAGGGTTACAGTCACAAAGATGACCCCTTTATCTTGAAAGGATCATGTGGCCTGAGATATTCAATAGACTACACCAAGGAAGGCCTCAATCAGAAGCAGGGTTATCACAATTATTATGGTGACCAAAATACAGGATATGGAAACTCTCATCAAGCCTATGGAACTGAAAAATCATCATATTCAACCATCTTTGCTAATATTATTGTACTAATTGCATTTGCTCTTATGTGTTGGGCTTTCTATGTATCTTGTTTCCGATCTTCACGGAACATTGGCCAGGATGCCTACAGTAACACAAATGATGAttacccagcaggtggtggtggtggtggtggtggtggatatggGTGGTTTGGTTCTGGTGGAACTGCACCTTCAGCCCCACCTCCTCCAGGCTACAGAGATGATGCTTCTTGCAGGAACCGCACATCTGGAGCTGcaacaggtagtggtggtgctggaggtttCTGGACGGGTGCTGCTACTGGTGGCTTACTTGGATACATGTTTGGTGCCAGAGGCAACAATGGAGGTTATAGACAACAAAGGCCTTGGTCATCAGGTTGGGGAAGCCATGGAGGAGGCTTCTCTAGTAGCcatcatagtggtggtggtggtggctctacaGGAACTCGTGGAGCATCAGGTTTTGGTGGTACTAGTAGGCGATAGAAATATGATTGTGACTTAAACATGGGTGTGATTTCATTGAGCTGTAGTTGTTTTTAATCATGAAAAGGGTGCAAATGATTTGAGTAACTGTGACCATATGATATTTAACCATTTTAAAGGTTAATCATATGTTGATCCCTGGGCTAATTTGGTTGTCATCATTTGGCAATTTTAGCTACTGCTTGGTCTTTATGAAAATGCTGTAATATTGGTTATAATAAATCAATATGGTTGTAATGAAGTTAGCAAAAACCCAAGGTATATAATGGTG
The DNA window shown above is from Procambarus clarkii isolate CNS0578487 chromosome 21, FALCON_Pclarkii_2.0, whole genome shotgun sequence and carries:
- the LOC123760628 gene encoding store-operated calcium entry-associated regulatory factor; the protein is MAEKRMLVALGLFFIVLCTVPATAAWGSSDESILLKDVEVLTLYNGKMTKGKRSSPVPQLMCVKGGTAPCDAFHPRVVQCYNRGWDGLDVQWECKTDMDNAFRFGEIEVSCEGYSHKDDPFILKGSCGLRYSIDYTKEGLNQKQGYHNYYGDQNTGYGNSHQAYGTEKSSYSTIFANIIVLIAFALMCWAFYVSCFRSSRNIGQDAYSNTNDDYPAGGGGGGGGGYGWFGSGGTAPSAPPPPGYRDDASCRNRTSGAATGSGGAGGFWTGAATGGLLGYMFGARGNNGGYRQQRPWSSGWGSHGGGFSSSHHSGGGGGSTGTRGASGFGGTSRR